AGGCGAGGCCCAGGACCCAGAGGAGGAGCAActcttgggggctgaggcaggggagGCTGCATCCGCCTTGGCCTCCTCCCCGCCAGTCTCCCTTGCAGTGGCCTTGTCCCAGGAAGCTCTGAATGAGATGCTGGTTAACCTAATGAAGTTTCTTGCTCTTCAAGTATCAGGCCAAGGAGCTGGTCTGTGGCATTGAGGTGAAGGAGGTGGACCCCAtggagcacatctacatcatggtctccACGCTGGGATTCACCTGCGATGCAATGCTGAGCAGTGGGCAGGGCTTGCCCAAGGCTGGTCTCCTGGTGCTCGTCCTCAGCCTGATCATGCagaatggagaccgtgcccctgTGGAGGAAGTCTGGGGAACACTCAGCAGATTGAGTGTGTGTTAGGAGTGAGCAATGCGTCTTTGGGGAgcacaggccactgctgacccatgtgtgggtacaggaggggtacctggagtaCCAGCAGATGCCTGACAACGACTCTCATCGAtacgagttcctgtggggtccctgggcctATGCAGAGACCAACAAGTAGGAAGTCACGGAGTATCTGCTCAGAGTCAGCCAAAGGTTTTCCAGAGCCTTCCCACCCCTGTCTGCAGAGACTgtgagggaggagaagaggagtcCTGACCCAGAGAAGCTGCCAAActgatccttccctctgtgacTGAAGAGGGAGCAGTCAGCTTTCTCAGTAGTGATGGCATGGGCCACTGGGGAACCCGGTGTATAACAGCTTTGTGTTCCTTTTCTCTGCGATGATGTGGAAATAAATCTCTTTCTTTAATGAATTTTTCCAATGTGTTTTCTCAGCTTAAGCCTTAATAGACTTCAGTATCTAACTTCATGAAATGACATTGATCACACATGTATTTGTACTTAACCAGTTAAAGGAccagagttttgctgttttgtaaaagagattgggaACTCTCCCATTTTAttttgtgaccctgagcaagATAACATGGAATTGGAATTACAACTATTTTGGATATGTGAACTTACTAGCAGTATATAGTTGGCGGAAgaagtggaaaataaaaaatgattgtaGTGAATTCTTGATCCTTATAGTTTTTGTCTGTCCTTCTCTAGAGCTAATCCATATCTGTTTACTCAGATTTTGCCAGGTTATTATttaagaaagtagaagaaaatagATGAGATTAATAGCCCCCTTCTCATTGGTTCATTTATTCCACAGAACTTCATGGATCCTCTGCTCTGTGGAAGGCCCTGTGTTAGCAGTGAGGACACTGGGAGAAGCAGGGCACCACCACATCCTGAGGAGGACACAAAGACCCCTTAGATCCCACCCCTGCTGTCAGCCCTAGGCATCCCTGGTGGCAGcatgagcacttggcagtgtgtcCTAGCTTTGGCATCCCTGTCTCTGGCAGGTTGGGGCCCCGCTTGAAAGGGGCGGGCcttagaaggagaaggggaggatctTAGGTTCTGAAGAAGTCTGGGTGAGGACCctgaggaaagactgaggggaacCTGGACCCCATCACAGAGTGGGCTCAGGGAGCACACAGGGTGGGATGAGCACATGCCgcatttcctgacatccgggtctcGGAGAGACTGGGGACCCGGCATAGGCGGCAGGGCCTCAGGTGGGCAGAGAGAATTCCAGGTCCTGTGGGGTAAGCAGTTGAGGTCGCTGAGGGGGGACTAGGGGACCCTTGACCTCAAAGAAAGCTCTCTGTTGTCGGTCCTTGGAGACCGTGAGGCAGGATAAGAACAACAGGcatggtctgacttcctgacatccgggtctcAGAGAGACGGCACGTGGTATAAGGGGCGGGGCCTCAGCTCGGGAGAGGAGAGAATCTGAACTTGTACTCGGAGACAAGGTAAGGCCTTGACGAACGATAAGGGGACCCCCAAAGAGTACTGATGGAGCCCCACAGATCCCTGCCACCCGCCCTGGGAGACCCTGGGGTGAGAAGAGCACACTACACCTGTCCTGACTTTCTGACATCCGGGTCTCAAGAGAGACCGGGGCGCTGGTGTGCGGAGCCAGGCCTCAGAGTGGGGGAGGACAGGGCTCCGGTCCTACCGGGAGTCAAGGTGAGGACGCTGAGGGAGGAGTGAGGGGAGCGGGACcccagaacagaggggacccTGGTAGTCCCCAGGCAGGACGACCTCATGCCGCATTTCCTGACATCGGGTCTCAGAGAGGCGGGGGACCGGGTGAGAGCGGCGGGGCCTCAAAATGGAGGACGGGCCAATTCCAGGGCCTGCCTGGAATCCAGGCTGCAGGCGGGGAAGGACTGAGGCAGTTAGACCCCAACACAGGGAGGGATCGTTGCCCTTGATGGGGGTCTTAGAGGTCCCGGAGCGGGTTGAGCAGGATGAGCAGTTTGTCGACCTCTGGCTTAGGGGCCTGGGGAGGTGAGGTGCTCAGGCGGAGGGTGGAGGCTTCAGATCCGCGGAGGGTGGACTTCCCGGAAAGAGCCATACCCACCcttgtggtcagtgctgggagtcCAGGCTGGACGTGAAGTGGGGACcgagcatctccccagcctaCGACCCGCGGGAGGCCCTGGGCAGGTGCAACCACATGTGGGGCCCCTTAGCGCTTTCCTTTCGGACTCGGGTCTTGTTTTGAGTTACTCTGCAGGCCCCCAAAGGGCAGGGTCCAGGCTGTGGCAGGGGAAAGGTGGGCACTACAAGGGAGCTATAAGGGGACCATTTCCCCCACAACTGGGGGGCGGGGCTCAGAGTCCAGGGGTGTGCCACAATCTACCCCCGAGGGCCCCCCTCCATTTTTCTCACAGGGGCTCCAGGAACCAGGAGCAGAGGTCTGAGGCCTGTGTCCAGAGATCAGAGAAAAGAGGAGGTCCAGGCAGTAccaggagtcaaggtgaggaaGGTGGATGAATGAGcaccaggggctccccatcccagaacagaggggaccccACAAATCCCTAATCCCCCCACCACGTCAGCCCCAAAACCTCTGGCTGTGTTGGCTGCACCCAGGAGAGCCACTGCCCTTCCTCCTTCCGGTAGCTGGGGGTCAGACCGCCCAGAAGGACGGCCGCTGTGAGGCCGAGAGCGCCCCTCAAGAGGAGGCCTATAAGTGGCCTGTGTCGACCACCCAGGGTGTATTTCTTAGCTGAGGCCCATGGTCCACAGTGTCCCCTGCCTCACTCTTGTCTGTGGTTTGATTCCAGGTATCGTGCTCGAGGTCAAGATGAGTGAGctaaggaagcccaagaaagacCTTCAGGACCCAGGCGAGGCCCAGGGCCCGGAGGAAGCACAGCTCTtgggggctgagggaggggaggCAGCAACCCCCTCAGCCTCTTCCCGCCCAGTCTCTTTATGCGCCGCTGAGGAGGCCTTGCCCCAGGAAGCTCTGAATAAAATGGTGGCTAACATGGTGAAGTTACTGCTCTGCAAGTATCGAGCCAAGGAGCCAACCTCTGATGCCGAATTGCTGCATACGGTCCTCGGAGGTAACCAGGAGCACTTCCCGGAGGTCTTCCGCCAAGCGGTTGAATGCGTTCTGCTGGTCTTTGGTATAGATGTGAGGCAGGTAGAAACTGCGCCCATCTACATCATGGTTCCCTGCCTGGGCCTCACCTGTGATGTGATACAGAGCGGTGAGCAGGGCctgcccaaggccggcctcctggTGGTGGTCCTCAGCCTGATCCTCCAGAATGGGGATCGCGGCCCTGAGGAGGAGATCTGGAGAGCACTCAACAAGATGGGAGTGTATGTTTGGAAGGAGCACTctatctttggggagcccagggagctgctgaCCCAAGTGTGGGTGCGAGAGGGGTACCTGGAGTACCGGCAGGTGCCTGACAGCGACCCTGCTCGCTtcgagttcctgtggggtccccgggcCTTTGCGGAGACCAGCAAGGAGAAATTCACAAAGTATCTGCTCAGGGTCCACCGAAGGGCTTTTAGGTCcttcccattcccttctgcagaggctgtgagggaggagaaagaggggtcctgagccagagcagcagccaggctgatccttccctctgtgattgaaAAGGGAGCAGTCAGCCTTCTCAGGAGTGATGGCCtgggccacttgggaaacccGGTGTGTAGCATTTTTAGGTTCGTGTTCTCTGCGATCTCTGTTTTCTTTAGGAATTTTTCAAATGTGTATTTCAGCTTAAGGCTTAATAACCTTCAGTATCTAACTTTGTGAATGACATTGATCACACATGTATTTGTACTTACCCAGTTTAAGGACTACAGTTTTGCTGGTTTTTAAAAGAGTTTGGGaactttccaattttattttgtgACCCTGAACATGGTAACATGAGATTGGAATTATAAGTATTTTGGAAATGTGAACTTACCTAGCAGTAAGGTACTTggtgaaagaataagaaaataaaatgtgattataGTGAAATCTTGCTTCTTATACTTTTTGTCTGTCATTTTATACAGCTAAGCTATCTCAGGTTATTTGGGTTTTCCCAGGTTATTATTTAAGAAAGTAGGAGAAAACTAATCCAACTAAATAAGGCCCTGCTCCCGGCTCATTTATTCCACAGGACTTCAGGGAGCTCGTGCTCTGTGACAGGCCGTGTTAACAGTGGGGACACTAGGAAGAGCAGGCCACCCCCACACTGGGAGTGATCATCTAAGAGCTGCAGCCACATGAGGAAGGTGGAGCGACATCCCCTAGTCCCAGGACAAGGCAACACGGGGCGGGGCAGTGGGGCTCCAGGAGAAGCCCTCGAGTGTCAGTGCCTGAGCCAGGGCAGTTtgggctttgggaagctgggttccttctgtgggaggtgatCGAGAtgaggctgggtggtggcagTACCAGACCTCTCGACAATGTCTTATGGGTgagaagaaaatttgaaatagGACATACACAATAgaagttcttcttcacttggaGATGAATCTCCTGGGTCCAAAAGAGAAAGTGCACTTTGATCAGAATCAAGTAGACTCCTGGTTTTTCTGCCTGAGTGTAAATACACTTGAAAGGTTCCAAATGAGACATGAGTGGATTTGGGTTGGCACACAATCTTCTCAGTCTCAGGGTTTATAGCTGAAGACATTTCAGTTACCATGTTGCAGAAACTGGTACTCGAGAATCCAAGCACGACACTAGGAGATTTGGataactcaggtttattatgccgGCAGGCACAGAGGAGtcaacactccaagctctgagccccgatCAAAGGGATTGCAGAGTTTTCATAGACAGActgtagtgggcaacactagctgttaataGGGTGGTTTAAACTAAGGGTTTCTCACGCTTGGGAACAGTGGTCAAGATGAGGAGGGGGACGCCTGACCTgcacaggcatgattaagcaggtttgcagggcaaagagcaggACAGGGGTGAGTGAGATGAACTCCAGTTTCTAGCATTGCAAGTTCCCGCTTCCTGAGACTACAGGACCCAGGTGATCTAGACTTTGCAAGGGggaagctgagttacagaggcagaaggagaaggaggtcgtgtaaaatgttaacttttcctcttcattccccACTCGATGCTTCTATCACTCATTGTAGAAAGCATCGTTCCGTGTTTTTGGTAGGACATTCCAAGCTCCCCATCATTTAGGGAGAGTGTACTGAATTATTCCCATTTGTAACTTTGTGGATTCAATCCGAGAGCTTATGAACTGGGTAATAGCATAGAGAATACAAGGGCCAAACAAGAGCACTGCAAAGAGCATGAAGAGAGGACCTGTTAAAGGGAGAAGCCATGATGCCCAGCTCCAGATATTGCTCCAATTACCCCAAGAATTAGCtagcttttctctctttttatgatTTGTTCTCGTTGATGTTGGGCCATGTTCCTGACTATTTCTGACTGGTGTATATAAAAGCAGGATTCTTCATTCAAGAAGAGGCAGCTGAAAAGGCAGACACTTTTCAACTGTCAGTAggtctgatgctgctgctgctaagtcgcttcagccatgtctgactctgtgcgaccccatggactgcagcctaccagtttcctccgtccatgggatttttccaggcaagagtactggagtgggttgccattgccttctccagtcagtTGGTCTAGACCTCTCTTATTTGGCAAAACCACCTCAGCCAGGGAGTCTAGTTGGTCCTGTAAGGCCACTAAAGATTTGGCCACTCTCCCAATGTCGTCTGTGAAGTCTTCGGATAGTGTATGATAAGAGGTGGTTGATGAAGCAATTCCTCCCATTCCCATACCTATCCCAGCCATGATTCCCAGACTAGCTAGTAGGGGTATAAATTGGATGACTCTTTTTGACGGCACATGTGCTGCCAGAGGTACGGTGGGAGTCTGGTTGTTAGGGACAATATTCATCTGGGGAGTGAGGAAAGCTAGGGTGCAGATACCCACCTAATTGACAGGTAGACGTAAGTAAGCATCTGTCCCACAAACAAAGAAAAGGCCTTGATGGGGGCGGCACCATCTATAACAGCAAGGGACACCCAGTGGCTGCAAAGCAGCCTGCACATAACAGATAACTGAAGACTTGCAAAAGGTTTTCTCCCCATCTTTGGGTTGTCATGGCTGTAGCAACTGAGCCTATCGTGAAGGGGCATCAGTTATACTGTGGAGCAATTTAGTTAGTAGGGAGAATCGATCGTAAGAGACTTCCAGTAAGAATGAAGCTTCCCATTACAGTGAGATAACAGACAGTTAACTAAATTCTGACCCAAATCCTAGTCCTGGGGTGCGACAGAAGCTAGTCCTGTGGCGAAGAGCACAGAAATAACAGCAATCAGGGATAGAGTCCAGGGTTGACAATGAAAAtccattgatattttgatagcCAGATCCTGAAGCTTCTGCCATGTGTTGACCAGCTAGCTGCCggagtgtggctggagcaaggATGAAGAATCCTCAAGCTTCTGCTGTGCATGTACTTAGTCAGCTTCCGGAGTGACTAGAGCAGAGCTCAGCATCCTTCGCGGGTGAGGGTCGTTGTTTCTGAAATAGATCTTGAGGAGCTTTTTGGGGTCCTGAACTGCTTTCCAGGTGTCCTCATTACAGGAAGCCACTGCCTTCGTGACTCTGGTGTGGTGGATCCAGGGGATGATGCCTGTAACTTTAACAGTAGTAGGGGTTGCCAGGATGGCCGTGTGAGGGCCTGTCCAAACTGGCTGAAGTGGCTCCTTTTTCCAGTCTTTAACCCATACCTCATCTCCCGGCTGACAGGGGTGAACCCAATTGCCCAGTGGAATGGGTGTCCTTTCTCAGGTTTCTTAGGCGATATGGCGGAAGACTTTCCAGGGCCTGGGGGTGTTGGGACATCTCCAGGTCAGCTAGTTGTTGATGGTCTCCTTTGAGCTTTCTTATCACTGGGGGTGGTCTCCCGTATAAGATCTCAAAAGGAGAATAGCCTGAGGTCCTCAGGGTGCACTTAGGGAGGGCAATGAGAGTCCACAGGCTAAGGCAGCTTGTTCTAGTGTTGTCTGAGCATTGGCCAGGGGATATTTTTGTCGTACTACTACTTGGAGAAACAAACTTAACAAGAATGTTAAAGATATATTGCCCAAAGATTAATAGAAGTAGGAAAGCTGCTGAGGTGCAACCAGGAGAACCAGGTCCAGACATTGGTTCGTGAcattagtgtttctctaggtgggagaagatgcaagaagttGGACTCATaaaaatctttacctgaaaatatctgactatctgaaggcctgttttcctgggtttttcccagagcacagaatgCCTTATTTTttgtctccaccctgaactcctttcaaggaggtgttgaagg
The nucleotide sequence above comes from Capricornis sumatraensis isolate serow.1 chromosome X, serow.2, whole genome shotgun sequence. Encoded proteins:
- the LOC138070747 gene encoding melanoma-associated antigen 8-like → MSELRKPKKDLQDPGEAQGPEEAQLLGAEGGEAATPSASSRPVSLCAAEEALPQEALNKMVANMVKLLLCKYRAKEPTSDAELLHTVLGGNQEHFPEVFRQAVECVLLVFGIDVRQVETAPIYIMVPCLGLTCDVIQSGEQGLPKAGLLVVVLSLILQNGDRGPEEEIWRALNKMGVYVWKEHSIFGEPRELLTQVWVREGYLEYRQVPDSDPARFEFLWGPRAFAETSKEKFTKYLLRVHRRAFRSFPFPSAEAVREEKEGS